TCCAAGGTAGATGGTCAAATCATGTTAGGGATCATTATCAGTCCAGTCTCAGCAAGCTTCACGGAGGAGGAGGTGGTATCCGAGGCAGCCCTCGACAggtggagaggatgtggacaTGTGGTGTTTGAGCGGGAGCAGGAACAAAAGCAGGGAGAGGTCAGTGCCGGCAAAGGCATCCGTTGTGGCAGGGAAGAGTAGAAGATAAAATCAGGAAGGTGCAGAGCTGACCTGGGTTTGGACTTTGTTCTATGAACGGTGGTGGGGGGCCATGGAAGATGCTGGGCAGGACCACCGcctaagccaccatcatctctttgAACTCATGTGTCAGCTCCTGTCTCTCCGCCTCCTCTCTGATCCCACCCTAGGACCGCATGCCGGGGGCCtcgcacagggcctggcataaaCATGTGTGGAGTGGGATGGTGGCATGGGGGTGACACGGAGAGGAGGAGAGCTCAGAGCcggggccgggggtgggaggCTCTTCAGGAGGCTGTTGTGTTGGCTTGGATGAGAAGTGGCACCTGGAACCAGGGCAGGTGCAAGGGGGCCAGGGAGGACTGTGGGGGAACTGGCCAGGAGAGGAAACTGATGGGTAGGGTGGCAGCAGACAGGTGTTGTGACCGAGTGGGAGGACTCTGGGCTGTGGCCAATAATCGGGCAAGTGGACAGAGGAGCACAAGGCCAGGAGCAGATCCAGGGCAAAGAGAGTCTGAGGTCAAACACTGCACCAGGCAGGTGGCACTGTCCTGGAAGGAGCTTGGACAGGGAGCCgtgaggtggggtggagggttgGTTAGGTTTCTGAGAGGAGAAACAGCACCTGGGGAAGGGGGGCACCCTCTTCCCTGAACTGCAGCTtctttacaagtttttttttttaatgtttatatgtttatttatttatcttgagagagagagagagcatgagtggggcaggggcacagagagagagaatctcaagcaaagCTCCAAGTTGTGAGCACATAGCcggacccagggcttgatctcacaaaccatgagatcatgacctgagccgaaatcaagagtcagacgtttaaccagctgagccacccaggcgccccctgaactCCAGGTCCTTTAAAAGTGGCCAACACTGCCAGCCTCATGGGATGGTTCTGAGCCTAAGGGAGATCTTCCAGGTACAGTCCTTAGCAAGTCCCCGCACAAAGTAAGGGCTCAagacaccatcatcatcaccaccgcCATCATCAAGGGACTTGACTACATTTCTGCGCTGAACTCAGGAGCCTCAAATAATCcgaaaataaaataaccaaataagtGGCCTAAGACCTTGAAAGCAGTCACACCTTTAGTGGACTCCTGCCTGTGCCTGTTCTGGAAGGCCAGGGAGCATCAGGGAGCTCTAGAGCTGGAGGAATCTGGAGGTCACAGGTCAGCCCTGGCCAGCAGGTTGACACCTGAAGCATTatgggtgagggtgagggtgaggggtgggggtgggggagggtgggacaCACCTTCTCCTGAGCCACTCCCAGGAGCTCCCAGGATCCTTTCTGGCCATCCCCACACTCACCCACCTGGTTTCACCGAATTAAATAAGGCTGAGAAAAACCGAGCTCACTGAGAAAGAAGTATCAAATGGGCCTGGTGAAGCCAGGCGTGGCTCTCGCCAAGCCCCAGCCTTTCAGTTCAAACCCAAGATACCTGCCTTTCTGGTGTGATTCGGCAAGTCAGCTTGGTTGAACTAAGATGTGGTTCCTGGGTGAAAATAGGAGGAGGAAGGATCGAAGATACTTTTTTCCTGCTGTGGAAGAAGGGGTcacagaggagaggaggcaggcacCTTGGGCCACAGAAAAAGCCACAGGAGGgacgctgggtggctcagtcggttaagcgtccaactttggctcaggtcatgatctcacagttcgtggtttgaAGCCCCACacccggctccatgctgacagctcagagcctggaacctgcttcagattttgtgtctccctctctccgcccctccccccccaactctctctctctctgtctctctctcaaaaataaataagcattaaaaaacatttttttaaaaagccaccgGGGCTTAGTGTGGTCATAGCAGTGAGCCTTGGGCAGGGGTCCAGAGGGGCCTGGCGTGTCTGCTCCTGCCAGCCCAGCATGGCCTGGACCTGGTCCACCCTCCCAGGCCCTCCGTCTTCACCAGAACACCTGCCATGGCCACACTGCCCCATCACTGTCCTGAGAGGAAGTGCCCCGCATTGCTTGGTTCTGCGTCCAGTGAGGGGCAAGCTCAGTTGGGGGTTCCCACAAGAGAACTGAGCCACTTGGGTCCAGGCCAGTTCTACCAGAGAagcctgcttcctgcccctgAGGTGGGTGCTGGAGTGTGGGctgaggtgggggctgggtgggctCTGGAGGCCCAGgcaagggcccccccccccaatagggCTGCTGGGAAGAGCCTTCCTGAGGTCTCTGCCACCCTCTCTCTGCAGTCTCGAAGTAGTGTGCAACAGGGGGACCTGGACGGGGCCCGGAGGCTGGGCCGCCTGGCCCGGCTGCTCAGCATCACCTTCATCATCATgggaatcatcatcatcattgtggCCGTGACCGTCAATTTCGCAGGTGAGGCTCAGCCACACGGAGCTGAGGGAGCCAGCTTGCTCGGGGTGCGGACCACGGAAAGGCGCAGCCCAGctcccaggggagggggcggtgggaaTGGAGTAAGAGCATATAAGGGCCACAGGCCAATCCTCTCAGAGAAGCGACCCCGTCCCTGGGAGTGCCCAGCAGAGTGGGACTGGCTTCCAACCTCCCTTATGCCTGGATCATTAGGAAAGGGGGTGGAAAGAGCACAGGTCTGGGAACCAGAGGTGGCAGGCTTCAGTCTCGGTTCCGAGGGTCCCGGGTCCTGGGCCAGTGTGGTGCCTGGTTGAGCCTGCGATTGTCACCCAAGATCATGGATGCAATGCTGCTTGGTGAATGCTGGGCCTGCCCTGCGAGCATTCCTGCTGGGGCGGCCAGCACATACGAGAAGTAAACTACGCATGTGGTGGAAGTCTGGCAGTAACACTTTTGTGAGCCCCCAGAGGTGGCCCAGGGAGCTTATCCAAACAGGGGCACCATTTTCAAAGGTGACTCTCAGCTGCTCAAAAGGCTGGTGCAGCTTTGAGTTTCTGGGCCACGCGGGTCAGTGCGGTCCACTCGCCTCCCTTCACACGCTGGCCTCGGGAAGCCCCCAAGCATCTCTGCCATTTGCAGTGGTCAGTCTAAACTTTTCCCCTAAACATCTTGCTACTCTAGATGCGCTATGTGGACAGCGGCAGTGGCTGCTGACACTGGGAATGTGtcagaaatgcagagtctcaggccccatcccagacccactgaatcagaacctgcatttcaATAAGATTTCTAGCCCAGTCATTAAAGGAGGCACTGGTCCAGAACATGAATATTTAACTTGGGGCAGAAAGCCTGGGATACAGCAGTGGGGTCATGGGCAACCTTGGCCACTTCTTTGGAGAGGGAAGAGTTCAGGTTGGTAATcagcctgcctgggttcaaagcccACATCCTCCACTGACTAAGTATCTGAGATGAAGCACATTCCGCTCTCTCTCTGGGGCTGACGCACATGCAGGTATATGGAAGACAGGGACCTCTGGCCAGGGCATTAGCCTCCGTATCACCCTGTGTGCCTCACTCTCCTCTGTCCTGCTCGTCATGTTAgccgtgacttttttttttattattatttttaatctttatttttgagagagagagagacagctcaagcaggggagggacagagagagagatggagacacaggatctgaagcaggctccaggctctgagctgtcagcacagagcctgatgcggggctcgaactcacgaaccgtgagatcatacttgagctgaagttggacacttaacccactgagccgcccaggtgccccatagccaTGACTTTTTTGATGGCAAATGAGAACTACCGAACTCAAGTTGGCAAagggaattatttaaaaacttcagGCACAGATGGTTCTATGTTTGGGGGTCCCAAGCCACTGTGAACCAGATGACCCTATTACCATCTCCCACTAGGAAACAAACACCCCAAACCTCAAAACGAGGACTTGAAGACTTGTTCTGAGCTCTGTTTTGCCTCAACTGTTCTCTCCTTTACAGTTCAGAAGAAATAGAACTAACCAGGGTGCTGTGCTGGCAGGGACGGCCCCCGCCGGCTAGAGGCCTCCACACACCCCCACCACCGCAGGAGGGCAGGACCACGGCTGCCAAGCGCCCACTCTTCCCTGAGCTCCCGAAGCACGGACTTGGAGTCAAGCCCCTAAGTCTCCCCACTGTCAGCCCACATCAGATGTgaaaagcaagaagaagaaaggaaattaaatttcctGTGAAACTGACGAATAATGAGGTTTAGTCTCATGGACACAGCCTGGTATTTGCCCTCAGTGTTCTGGCTTGTTTCTCGGCCCCACCGTTTCCTGGGATCTAGCAAGCAGCATATTCTGCGTGTTGGAGGAGAAGCCAGTCCCACAAATGAGATGGACTGTGGTTGGGAGAGAAGAAGCGCATTCCCTGCACGTCTGATGACCGAGAGCCGAGACGTGGgactttctcttttgtatttttttgggggggggggtgtaaaaAAGACCACTTGCATGCCTGTGCCACATGCTTGCTGTGATCCCAGCCAGTGCCCTGAGCCCAGGGGCCCAGGTGCCGCTCAGCATAGGCCCTGGGACCGGTTGGGCACACAAGATGTGCAGCTGCCTGGAGAGAGGTGACCGCCACATCCATAATTGGGTGGATGTTGGTGAAGACAGGAGCAGGAACCGCATGACCCACAGACCTCTTCTCTAACTTTTCAGCCTCAGGAGCATCTCTGCTAAGAACTCTGGTCTCAACACGTCTCCCAGGATGACCCAGTCTGCctcttgcttcctccctccctgtgctgtcGCCTAGGGCACCAACCAAGTGGCCTGGGGCCTGaccccagcccagctcagccagTGGGGAGAAGCCTGGACCGGAGCTTGCCTCCTGCCTGCCATACCCTCTCTGATGGTCTAGGGTACAAACTTGGGGCCCCAGGTGGGGCCTGGGCTCTGGCTCCCAGCCCGGCAGCACCGGCGGCTCTGTGCCTTCTCCTGTGCCCCTGGCCATCCACAAAACAGCAAAGGCTTTCCCTGGAGATTTTGGGGCCacctctgtgctgagggcttcCCACAGGCTCCCAGGCTGTTAGCAGTGTTAGTCCTGTTTGCAGGGGAATGGGCCAGAGGGTTTTTTATGAAGGTTTATTGTTGATTGGGTCTAGAGAGTTCTaggacagagagaagagctgGGCGAAGAGGCCAGtctttgggagagagggaggccctGGGCTTGGGAACACACTCACATGCCTCGAGGCAGAGGTGATGCCATGGCTTCTGTCTCAGGACCTAATGAGACACCTGAAAGGACCGAGCAGGGTCCCTTGAACTCCTACCTGATTTCTGGCCTGGGATTCTCCCCAGACCTCTGCCTGGCACGGGCTCTATCCACAGGGGCCTCTCCTGTGCCCACCTCCCTGGCTCGCTTCTCTTCCCAGACCCTCAGAGAGGGATGTTCCAGGATTTCCCACCCTGGGATGCCCTGTCTAGCAGCTATGGCTACTGCCTTTGATAAGAGGGCATGTTCCCAGCCACAGCCAGACTAGCCCCAGGCTGGCAAAGAATGATTCCCCTGCACCCATTCAGGGCCCTCATGCCTCCTCTCAGGgccctttcctgtctctctgacGCTTCTCAGACTCCTAGGAAGGAGCCTGTTAGCTCTGTCTACTAGAAGGGTCCCCAGTGCAGCTCTGAGCCTTCTGGGAGGGGCTTTGTGTCAGGGGAGGGGTGTAGGGCCCAGGGGCACTGGGTGGATCCCTCTGGGGCCCCCGTTTCTGCATTAGTTCCCCACCTGGGGAGCAAACTCCAACCTCTCCAGATCCTAAAGGAGGGGTTGGGTTTGCTTTATAGGACCTTTGAGGCCAAAATAGAGATGCCTCtgtgttttgggggagggagggagggagcccagaGCATTCGTGTCACTTGTGAAGTCAGGTCAGGCCAGGGGGTGAATCACAAAGTCTATGGAACTGGTGGTTCATGAGGCCATGGTCTCCTGGCAGGCCCCAGGGGTCCCAGCTTCAGCACCCCAGGGGGAAAGAGAATAACCAGTCAGCCGGTTTAGGCATGGTCTTGTGGGGGAGAACGATGGCCGAAGTGGGGCTCTATCTTGCACACTGTGACACACCCAGACCTGCCCTGGCCCCTGCAGTcacacccacacagacacacacttgtTCACACTCAAAGCCCAGAACAGTCGAGAAAGAGAGGAGCCAGCAGCAGACAGCCACAGGACAGCTGGGAATTCCTTCCATTCAGGCAAGGACAACGTGGGAATACTCTAGTTGTACCAAGGACGTAGCTCAGAGGCCTCTGAGGGTTGCAGAAGGAGCAGAGGCCTCAGGAGACTGACtcctggggcagagaggagcaCAAGGCCTGCACCCTGCGGAGATCGGACTGGAGGGAGGGTCCCCTGACTCCCCTGTCGCCTCCACCCACAGGCagcctggcccccccccccaggcctaaCCCCCTGCTGCCCCAGCTCCGTCGTGGGTCCAGCTGCTGGCTGCATGAACACAGCAGTCCCCCAGCTCTGGATGCAGACATAGCTCCTCCCCCTGTCCCAGCAAGAACCGCGCACCCCCGCCCGCACCACACTCTCTAGTTGGCGCCTCTGTATTGCTCAGCATGGAAACAAATAAAGCTGAAAGCGCATGTGCTCCACGGCCCTTTGCTGGGGTCAAAGGATTCCGAACAACAGGGTTGGGGGGAAATCCACTCAGTCTGTCGGTGCCAGTTCCGGGGTCAGGGCCCAGAGCCAGGCAATGGGAAGGCTGGGCACACTCGGGGCATTCCGCTGGGTAAGTTtgtcctccctgggcctcagtttctccagtgAGGAATGCAGGTCCCACCTTCCCTCAGTTGTCCTTTCTGCACCTGAACAAAGACCTCAGGCACGGAAAGAAGAGCCCAGGAAACCGACACTTGCTGACAGCCTGGCTCATGCTGGGTGTTTCACATGCACGGGGAAATCCTAGGGGGTTACTAGTGTTATCTCCAGGTTCAGAttggtaaactgaggctcagaggcattCAGGgacttgtcccaggtcacaccATGCCCAGCATACAGAAGGTACTGAATAAATGTTGGTGAACCGACCCTGTCCCTAGGGCTGACCCCAAAGTTGGCTTCTTGCAACCATGCTTTGCTACTCAGAGAGGAAAGCCCTATAGAAGGAAGGCAAGTTagttggcgggggtggggagcggtGGTGGGGGATAAGGTGGGAGGAGGGATCCATTTCCCAGACTGCTGGAGGGCAGGCCAAGCAAGGTGTGGGTGTGGGCAGAGTGACATCtaccccccctttctctctctccgtctccccctctgggagtctcttttataagggcactaatcccagaACCCTTttgacctaagcacctcccacAGGCCTCACCTCCTCATACCATCATCTTGATAGGtaagatttcaacatacaaatttgggaAGGACACAGCAGTCAGACCACAGTGTGGAGGTGTTTCAGTGGGTGCTCACAGGGAGAGCCGTGGAGGGAGCAGCAACCTCTGCcccagagtgggagggaggctcCCCAAAGGACCCTGGGCTGggacccctccctctctccttccacaaACTTGTAGTAAGTGTGGGGTGCTCCGATCGGATAGGGGAGCCACCAAAGGTGGGGTGTCCCAATCGGATGGGGGCTGGTGGCCAGGgcggtgaaagaattcacccaaggcagaacaatGGAGATAGAAGTTTATCAAATACACCGTGAGAGAGCATGGGGCAGGATAGCAAAATAGAGCCGGTCAGTGccgaggtggtggggaggggccacAGTTACAGGATGGAGCGAGGGAGTATGGGAACAtatggaattttcctttctttggtaaTCTTAAGAACTggttattttgaggtgggtcccTTAATGAGCTCATTTGCATTGCCCGTACCTTACTCAGTTTTCTGTTGCTCAAGCTTGTTGCCTCTACATTGAACACTTACTACATACCAGGCCTTATACTGGACCCTGAGGACACATAGATGAAAAGGACAGGCTTTCTGGACCATAGGACCTGTGGTCTAAAGGGAAAGTTCTGGAAGGAAGGAGTTAGTTGCTGGGGCAGGGTAAGTGAATGTGCCAGCTGGGTAGATGAGGGCTGCTGGGAGGGGAACACGGGACAGAGGGCTGTCCTAGGAAGTCAGGGAAGCCAAGAGCAGGAAGGTGGCCTTCACCAGGAGACTCATGATCTTTCCAAGGATACTTAAAGCACCACCCGGGGATCCAGATGAAGATGAAATGCCGCCAGTGTAATGCTACCAATTTAATAACACTCAGGTGAGTGGACACCTCCTGTCCACGGGCACTGCCAGTAACAGTCACATCACTGTAGTGCCTGGCTTGGTGGTGAAGGTTTCTTTGACATCGTCAGACACAACCCaattttagaaactttaaaaCGGGAAGGAGGCACCTGTGTCTTACAATCAGTGAGGGAAATATTGGAGTTTTCACAATGCAGGAGGCCTCATATGACAGATGGCTGTGCCCTGGGACAAGGGGTctggcctctctgaacctcatctccccatctgtaaatggggTGATAATCTGCTCTGGACACGCCCAGGGCTGTTGGGAGCCTGACGCAATCCTGGGGAACCGCGAGGGCTCGATACATGTGGGGGGCACAGCCTGGCCCCCAGCCTAGAGAGCATCCCAGAATCTGGGTAGTTCTGGGCACCTGGCCTGCCCCTTGAGTCCCTGCCAGCCTCCTGCCCAACCCCCGACCCATGATAGGAGACAACCCCGTGGGCCCTGGAAAGCTCTCTGGCCCGGGCCCCAAACTTTTCCCTCATTGTCTGTGTCATCGTGGGCAGCCCCtggcctctctctgggcctcagtctcctcaagTAAAGGAGTGAGCTGAGCTGGtctagaatcacctgggggcttGAGGACATGCTGAAGCCTGGCTGCCACTCCTAGAGAATCTGGTTTAAGTGGtctggggtgtggctggagcacctgcattttttcttttttcagattttttttttttttttaagtaatctctacacccaacatggagctcaaactcacaaccacaagatccagagttgcatgctccaccaagtgagccagccagcctCCCCTGGAGCATCCGGGTTTTAACAAATTTTTCCAGTGGTCACCCCAATGGTCTTTTGAGGTTGGAAGCCACTGGGATGGACTCTAgagccttgctactcaaagtgtgctCCCTGGACCATTAGCTCGGACATGACCAGGGCTGGCAAAAATGCAGAAACTCAGACGATGCCCTTTACGGAGAATATCCAcctttaacaagatccccaggctGTTCCTTTGCATGTTAAGTTTGGGGAAGCTCTGGGCTGGAAGCCTGAAGGAGAGCTGGCTAGTCTCACCTTAGGtggttcttttcttctctagcggttcttttctctcccctgcaAAAGTAACAGtcatttgggtttctttcttaCTACAAGGATCTATTTTAACAAACTGAGAAAATCTAGGCAGTactgagaaacaaagagaaggacaaagagaggaaCCCCGGGTAAGTATGGCATTTCCTAGCAGATGACGTCTACACCCCTCTTCCCAGTGTTTGCCAGTGAGGCTGCAGCCCTTGGAGGAGGAGGCACGTGTGAgtagggggtgtgtgtgtgggaggcagTCAGAAGGTCACGGTGGGTGTGCCCCCAAAGCACCATTCCCAAGGAAGCACGGAacttccccagcctctggccccCCACCATGGGTCTGCTGGAGTCTGCTGGAATCTGCTGGAACCTGCTAGGGACCAGAGAAAGTCAAACAGGTGTCTTGAAGCTGCTGCTTGGATGGAAGTTCGTACTTGCAACAAGAATGAACTCTCTGGTTCTCCTGGGTCTCTACCTGCCAGACTCTGGGCCCTGGAGGAAGAGTGGGGGATGTCTCTTGCACCCTCATCCTGTGATAGGAATTCCTACTCCCAGGGTTGGACCGGTCCACATGGTTCCTTTGTGTTGAGGGACACACGGGCCCCTCCAGGCAGACGAGGTAtggaaattgtaaaaaaaaaaaaaaaaaaaaaaaaaaaaaggccccctTCCTGGGTATATTTGCAgcccagctcccagcctggagccctgGGGACAGCTGGATTTCCATGAAGGATTTCAGCGACCCAAGCACAGAGGCCCACACCACCCCATCAAGGGAGGGCTGTGGAGAGTTCCTCCCTGGATCCTGGGGCAGAGCCGGTCAGCTGGAAGATGGGCCCTGCCAGGGCTTCTGCCTCCTGCATTATTGATCTGCTGCCTGGCCATGGACATGAATAATTCATCAGGGGAAGGAAGCACTGAGAAGTGCAAATTGGAGGCATCCAGGCTCCTCTCACCTCCAtgttgaggtggggggggggtactcCTCTTTGCTTAATGGGCTTCCTGGGAGGCCCTGCTGAATCTCAAGTTTCTCCTCCTGCCCATGGGTAGGCCCAGAAAAAGCCCTGCACATTTGGGGTGGCCCTGAATCTGGCCTAACTGGGTACAGAGCTGCCCACAGCCCCAAGAGCCAGATGATCCATCCTGGCCATGCTTCTGCTCACCGGGGACTCCACTGGGCCTGAGTTTACACACTGAGCCCTTTATCCTCTCTGATTAGCTGGATCACCATGCCATTGTTATGCCTGAGAAGGTCCCGGATGTAATCTTGCTCAGGGAACAGTAGCCCTTATTGTTGTTGATGCTATATTTACAATAAAAGGTGGCTCCTTTCACTGCTGTCAAGGTCTTGGGGAAGGGCTGAGGGTACCAGCTGGGAAGGGGTGAGTCAGGATGAtggagaagcctgcttggggtggggtgcagtctgaggggggtggggcaggcagcgGAGGGCAGGAGGTGCATGTGTAGAGGAGAGCATCGAAAGAATTATTCAGGATCCTTCTAGGGATTTATCCTCTCTGACCAGACTTCTCCAAACTATGGTCTCAGGGGCTGCAGGGATTGGAGTCCATCGACCAGCTCATCCCTGATGCTGCAGATCTCGGGCTCAGTTCTGTTCACCGGTtccatttaacacatatttatttatttttatttattaatttttaaatgtttgagagagatggagatagaggtgggggggagacggaggggctgagagagggagagagaatcccaggcaggctctgtgctgccagcacagagcctgacgcggggctcgatctcacaaaccgtgagatcgtgggcGCCCCTAACACATACTATGAAGGGTCATGTACGGCCTATAATCTCAGGCCAAACTCAGGTGTGCAAGAAACATAATTTCTCTTTTGCCCCATTTGGCCTGGTGGCAGAAACTTAAGCTTGGTCAGTTCAGAtgtctctcccctttccctggggATGACAGCAGGCCAAGGCGTTGGGGACAGGGGTGGCAACAATCTGGTCCTCATTCCGCTGTGCTTAGTCCCTGCAGATGGCTGTGGAGGCAACCTTCAGTTGCCATGTTCAGCCTCAGTGCTTGCTCCTCTGTTCCTCTGCCCTCTCACATGTCTAGAGATGGTTCCATTGTCTCCTCACTGAACCCATTTACAAGTGTTTttggttgaggggtgcctggctggcacagttggttaagcgtctgactcttggttttggctcaggtcatgatctcatggtttgtgggttagagccccaagtcgggctctgtgctgacaatgcagagtctgcttgggattctctctctttttctctctctctccctctgcccgtctcccctgcttgtgctctctctctcaaaataaataaacttaaaaaattttttaaaaaaggaagtgtttTTGGTCGAGGCCCTCTGAACACCTGTATGCACAAGAtagggttctttttttctcatttaacaagAAGTCCAGAGGTAGGCAACCCCAGGGAGGGACAGTGCCCCCACGGTGTCATCACCCAGGTGCCTTCAGTCTTCTTGCTTCAGCATCTTAATCTCAAGCCTTTGTCCTCATGCCTTCCACCTAATACTGGTCACAGAATGGCTGCCACCGCTCCAGCTATTCTGGCTAGCAAGGAGGAAAGGGGGCTGCGGAAGTTCTGTCAGGCTGCCCAGGGGCTGCCTGCCCAGATCCCTTGGGCAAGTGTTTGTCTTCTCTGGCGTCCTGTTCTCCTTCCATCTGCCCAATCGGAGAAAGCTGCTCAGAGCCCCTCTGTTCTTGGATCTTATACACCCACCTGAGAATTGCATTGTGTGTCCCCGTCACTGCCACTACGTCCATGGACACTCAACTTGGGAGAAACTGGCAAACAGGGCGCCAATCTGCCTTTCTCACTTCCCTTCAGACCAGAGATTCTCAGGGTAGGAGCCCTGCTCTGACTCATCTTAATTTATTCTTCCAAATCTATTTCTTAAGCCTCTCGTTCTTTCAAAAGACCAGgcttttgaaacacaaaagccAAGAACTggctccttttccttcctgctttttcctGGGTATTTCCTACCGTGAGATGAAAAATAGGAGTGGATGGAGGAAATGAGGATTCAAAGAAATATAAGGGGGGAAATATGGTTAATATGTCAAAGTAATACAACTACACTGCGCTGTTTTTCCTAGTTACACGAGCACACGTACAGGAGCAAAGCGCGCGTGGTCTCTGCTCACAAGCTGCTTGCGGCCTAGGAAGGTAGAGACCTGCAGGGTAGACAGAATCTGAGTTGTGCCAAGATGGCAGGAAGCAAAGGGAACCGCTGAGGGCAGCGCTGAGGAGGGTCAGAGGGCTCCCCGCGGAGCTGAGCTCTGGGCTGAGCTGAGTGCTGGcatgggaagaagggagggtggggaagggtgtCCCAGGAGGGGAACAGCCTGAGCAAAGACCCAGAGGTCTGGGGTGGTCACAGAGGACATCATGCTGTTGAACAGCCTGGGAGGGGTGGAAGCAGACAGGTGGGGGAGGACCAGATTGATCACAGGAGATCTGGGAGCTCTGGGAGCTGCTGCCTGTGTCCAGGACtccatccatttttattttttattttttgaagtctatttatttattttgagagagaaagaatgagttggggaggggcagagagagagggagccagagaatcccacagcacagagcccagtgcggggctcaaactcatgaaccgtgaaatcttgacctgagccccagGACTTCATCCTTGAAGAAGTTTGTTGTTTCTcgcttctgtctttttttttaaatttttttaatgtttatttatttttgacacagagagagagagag
The sequence above is drawn from the Lynx canadensis isolate LIC74 chromosome E1, mLynCan4.pri.v2, whole genome shotgun sequence genome and encodes:
- the TRARG1 gene encoding trafficking regulator of GLUT4 1, yielding MANPVQPQFPPAREPGTASPTDLPEMEKLLTKVEGKHDKPLKLSKSLSGALDLEQNGHGLPFKVVSEGHQEATLPWSPSRASSRRASSVVTASSAQDQEVPRDYLILAITSCFCPVWPLNLIPLIFSIMSRSSVQQGDLDGARRLGRLARLLSITFIIMGIIIIIVAVTVNFAATPSLGVPSRVGLASNLPYAWIIRKGGGKSTGLGTRGGRLQSRFRGSRVLGQCGAWLSLRLSPKIMDAMLLGECWACPASIPAGAASTYENSEEIELTRVLCWQGRPPPARGLHTPPPPQEGRTTAAKRPLFPELPKHGLGVKPLSLPTVSPHQM